From a single Calothrix sp. NIES-2098 genomic region:
- the thpR gene encoding RNA 2',3'-cyclic phosphodiesterase, protein MSKSEKKKMATSSEVYHRIIWDVRLDSSAFVVGYQERLSSTGMREKPLAQWATDGDIPWHRIRYIRCGDVVVWDREQHLDLISTGELPTAAWKTQTTENVEEKVVKILDSTAIFNPRPVYKYDSQGWQPDLQPIAAFNVESLTIVSFNVLCDLYEQDKIETEKRLPVIVEQLRQCNADIIAIQEATPALVELLLSQTWVRNYYISESNTAETVRPYGNLLLSRLPFTLVEHQFSGHKRVLVGSCEINAQLLHIAVVHLTSDYAQNALEKRQHQLATIIAYLQQLPGNSLIAGDFNTRGNEQEEILTDAEFVDIWQQLHPDAAGYTFDPQHNSLAALMSLKGIPVRLDRILLRSPNHDWQAQSINLFACEPIAGTEGKIYPSDHFGLRAVLKFARSFQASTLSTVRPVYQSAVVVIPPDNVLPAIQTIRQRYDARVERWMAHINLLYGFLPESYFAEAVEIIAPALAQLQPFLITLTDFQTFTHRKSSTAWLRPVAQPENALHELQAVLQNLFPQCDEQSSKTTAGFTPHLSVGQFPSPEAAIAELPQWHPISFTVDSIALISRRGDEPFEVRHIVYLGESGVTHSSKLEKLINNLEPALTPAQQLQRETVLEVVNQACAECLGFQPSLQLLGSARLGVQSPNSDLDVVCVIPTYLSGEAFLVSVQQRLQGLCHTQLVLDARVPILRLQLEGISLDLLYARVENEQLARKTPQNLDPISLKAIVGCWEADVITEVVGDYVSLDTFRQLLRAVRAWAKARDIYSNAWGFLGGFSWALLCAWSCKHYKKSDARVEELLANFFQLLHQHDWQQAIALTDAGRQYKVRSLRDWLPIVTSIEPCQNTARNVTRSTAQILRHEFARGARLTKQILAGEEKWTALFEPIDLHQESEIFLILKVSNQDNRELEKCCGILEGYIIGLIIQLEQIGIFVQGRTKIQKMENTVRLVLGLNLPVDHNSNTVEELSRDFLSQLNCQNSSFEVTISHDGFGIN, encoded by the coding sequence ATGTCAAAATCAGAAAAGAAAAAAATGGCAACAAGCAGCGAGGTTTACCATCGCATTATCTGGGATGTGCGTCTTGATAGCAGCGCTTTTGTTGTCGGTTATCAAGAACGTCTTTCATCTACAGGAATGCGAGAAAAACCTTTAGCACAATGGGCGACAGATGGGGATATTCCTTGGCATCGCATCCGCTATATCCGTTGTGGAGACGTGGTTGTTTGGGATCGGGAACAGCATTTAGATTTAATTTCCACTGGAGAGTTACCGACTGCGGCGTGGAAAACCCAAACTACAGAGAATGTTGAGGAGAAAGTTGTCAAGATATTAGATAGCACAGCGATATTCAATCCGCGACCCGTTTATAAATACGATAGCCAAGGTTGGCAACCAGATTTACAACCAATCGCAGCCTTTAACGTAGAAAGTTTGACAATAGTTAGTTTTAACGTACTTTGTGACCTCTACGAACAGGATAAAATCGAAACAGAGAAAAGATTACCAGTAATTGTTGAGCAGCTACGTCAATGTAACGCCGATATTATCGCTATCCAAGAAGCGACACCAGCTTTAGTAGAGTTGCTTTTATCGCAAACTTGGGTACGCAATTATTACATATCCGAATCCAACACAGCCGAAACAGTGCGACCTTACGGTAATTTATTATTGTCTCGCTTGCCTTTTACACTCGTTGAGCATCAGTTTTCTGGACACAAGCGGGTATTGGTAGGGAGTTGTGAAATTAACGCTCAACTATTGCACATTGCAGTCGTGCATTTAACAAGCGATTACGCTCAAAATGCCTTAGAAAAACGCCAGCATCAGCTAGCTACCATAATTGCATATCTCCAACAGCTACCAGGAAATAGCTTGATAGCTGGGGACTTTAATACACGAGGTAACGAACAAGAAGAGATATTAACGGATGCTGAGTTTGTTGATATTTGGCAACAACTACATCCTGATGCAGCAGGTTATACATTTGACCCCCAACATAACTCCTTAGCAGCGTTGATGAGTTTAAAGGGAATACCAGTTAGGCTCGATCGCATTTTACTACGAAGTCCAAACCATGATTGGCAAGCGCAGTCAATTAACTTATTTGCGTGTGAACCCATAGCAGGTACAGAGGGGAAAATTTATCCATCCGATCATTTTGGTCTTCGTGCAGTTCTTAAATTTGCGAGGTCTTTTCAGGCTTCCACATTAAGTACAGTGCGACCAGTTTATCAAAGTGCTGTAGTTGTGATTCCGCCAGACAATGTTTTACCTGCTATCCAAACCATCCGTCAGCGTTATGATGCCAGAGTTGAGCGTTGGATGGCTCACATTAATTTACTCTACGGCTTTCTCCCAGAATCCTATTTTGCTGAAGCAGTGGAAATTATTGCGCCTGCACTTGCTCAACTACAACCATTTCTAATTACCTTAACTGACTTCCAAACATTTACCCACCGCAAAAGTTCTACAGCTTGGTTGCGTCCTGTCGCCCAGCCAGAAAACGCATTGCATGAGTTACAGGCGGTACTGCAAAATCTGTTTCCGCAATGTGACGAACAAAGCAGCAAAACAACAGCAGGTTTTACACCCCACCTCAGCGTCGGACAATTCCCCAGTCCGGAAGCAGCCATTGCTGAGTTACCGCAATGGCATCCAATTAGTTTTACAGTTGACTCTATCGCCTTAATTAGCCGTCGAGGCGATGAGCCGTTTGAAGTGAGACATATTGTGTATTTGGGAGAAAGCGGAGTCACGCATTCTTCCAAATTGGAAAAGTTAATTAACAACTTGGAACCTGCATTAACTCCAGCACAACAATTACAGCGTGAAACTGTGTTAGAAGTTGTGAATCAAGCTTGTGCGGAATGTTTGGGTTTTCAACCATCATTACAGTTATTAGGTTCGGCGCGTCTTGGGGTACAAAGTCCCAACAGCGATTTGGATGTTGTGTGTGTGATTCCAACTTATCTATCAGGGGAAGCGTTTCTGGTTAGCGTCCAACAACGCTTGCAAGGATTGTGCCACACTCAACTAGTATTAGATGCACGAGTACCAATATTGCGCCTGCAACTAGAAGGAATATCCCTAGATCTACTTTACGCAAGGGTAGAAAACGAGCAATTAGCGAGGAAAACTCCGCAAAACCTTGACCCCATTAGCTTAAAAGCTATTGTCGGTTGTTGGGAAGCAGATGTAATTACAGAGGTAGTTGGCGATTATGTATCGCTTGACACCTTTCGGCAGCTATTGCGAGCAGTACGCGCCTGGGCTAAAGCCAGAGATATTTACAGCAATGCTTGGGGTTTCCTTGGAGGTTTCTCTTGGGCGTTACTTTGCGCTTGGAGTTGCAAACATTACAAAAAATCAGACGCGAGGGTAGAGGAATTACTGGCTAATTTTTTCCAGCTTTTGCACCAACATGATTGGCAGCAGGCGATCGCTCTTACAGATGCAGGTAGACAATATAAGGTACGATCGCTACGAGACTGGCTACCTATAGTCACATCAATAGAACCATGTCAGAATACTGCTCGTAATGTCACCCGTTCTACCGCACAGATACTCCGTCATGAATTTGCTAGAGGTGCAAGACTAACTAAGCAAATTTTAGCTGGCGAGGAGAAGTGGACAGCTTTATTTGAGCCAATCGACTTACATCAAGAATCAGAAATTTTCTTGATATTAAAGGTGAGTAACCAAGATAATCGTGAACTAGAAAAATGCTGCGGTATTTTAGAAGGTTACATCATTGGCTTAATTATTCAGCTTGAACAAATCGGTATCTTTGTGCAAGGTCGCACAAAGATTCAAAAGATGGAAAATACGGTGCGTTTGGTACTAGGTTTAAATCTTCCTGTTGATCATAACAGTAATACAGTAGAGGAGTTATCGAGAGATTTTCTATCGCAGTTGAATTGTCAAAATAGCAGTTTTGAGGTGACAATCTCCCATGATGGATTTGGCATTAATTAA
- a CDS encoding leucine rich repeat variant, with the protein MLDNKDLAIASADDTSTEVLEELSSHPQPEVREAVARNPNTPTETLLKLGKEFPDAITANPIFNLLLLENPESHFVRLSLARSTKTSEQMLARLSQIEDEKILCAVAGNPKTPLHILEQLVESPPPFRDDDDDYYDEDEFDYNHLFITIAQNPNTSESLLLKLAKKGRSDVEIAIAQNPKAPLSLLDKFADWRNSSMHQALARNPNTPSAILEKLAGENPKEIREMVKKHPNVSETAIAIINFMEGKPGTSIDLLERLASDQRASVRLLVAAHPSTPAKVLEKLAQDTDEDVPFKAANHPNATSTVIEFFADFLVKQRQRVSPANLGKIEKYKEIAVRLVRRSDITPKVLENLLQMNECVVMEAIASSLRTPPTMLLTLIDYQAPSSVQVIFLLSLAQNPNTPSEGLEKLYLKINQTQHFNTIDALRAIAIHPNTPVNVLEQLAVHSYDHIRAAVVTNVNTPISILEQLSNNSQDRVSNIAKQALKARV; encoded by the coding sequence ATGCTTGATAACAAAGATTTGGCAATTGCCTCTGCTGATGATACCTCAACTGAGGTGCTTGAGGAGTTATCTTCACATCCTCAGCCAGAAGTTCGCGAGGCTGTAGCTAGAAATCCGAATACACCAACGGAAACACTGCTCAAATTAGGTAAAGAATTTCCAGACGCGATAACTGCAAACCCGATTTTTAATCTTTTGCTGCTAGAAAATCCTGAGAGTCATTTCGTTAGGCTTTCTTTAGCACGTAGCACAAAAACTAGCGAACAGATGCTTGCTCGCTTATCCCAAATTGAGGATGAAAAAATTCTTTGTGCTGTGGCGGGAAATCCAAAGACACCTCTTCATATCCTAGAACAACTTGTAGAAAGCCCGCCTCCTTTCCGCGATGACGATGATGACTATTATGATGAAGATGAATTTGATTATAATCACCTATTTATCACCATCGCTCAAAATCCGAACACTTCTGAATCGTTGTTGCTTAAACTAGCTAAGAAAGGACGCAGCGATGTCGAAATAGCGATCGCTCAGAACCCCAAAGCACCTTTATCTCTACTTGATAAGTTTGCTGATTGGAGAAATTCTTCTATGCATCAAGCACTTGCGCGAAATCCTAATACACCAAGCGCAATATTGGAAAAACTAGCAGGAGAAAATCCCAAAGAAATTCGTGAGATGGTCAAGAAGCATCCAAATGTTTCCGAAACTGCGATCGCCATCATCAATTTTATGGAGGGTAAACCTGGAACATCAATCGATTTGCTAGAACGGTTAGCCAGCGATCAACGAGCCTCTGTCCGGCTATTAGTTGCGGCTCATCCCTCAACCCCTGCAAAGGTTTTAGAAAAACTTGCGCAGGATACAGATGAAGATGTACCCTTCAAAGCTGCAAACCATCCCAATGCAACCTCTACCGTTATAGAATTTTTTGCAGATTTCTTGGTTAAGCAACGTCAACGAGTCTCGCCAGCTAATCTAGGCAAGATTGAAAAATATAAAGAAATTGCAGTTCGATTGGTGAGACGTTCTGACATCACTCCAAAAGTGTTAGAAAATCTGTTGCAGATGAATGAATGCGTTGTAATGGAGGCGATCGCATCTTCTTTAAGAACACCACCCACTATGCTGCTTACACTTATAGACTATCAAGCTCCGTCTAGCGTACAGGTTATTTTTCTCCTAAGTCTCGCTCAAAACCCGAATACACCTTCAGAGGGACTGGAGAAGCTTTATTTAAAAATCAACCAAACCCAGCATTTTAATACGATTGATGCTCTACGCGCTATTGCTATTCATCCCAATACACCTGTCAATGTGCTAGAACAACTCGCAGTTCATTCCTATGACCATATTCGGGCGGCTGTTGTCACAAATGTCAACACACCGATTTCAATTTTGGAGCAGTTAAGCAATAATTCCCAAGACAGGGTTAGTAATATTGCAAAACAAGCGCTGAAGGCAAGAGTTTGA